In the Candidatus Poribacteria bacterium genome, one interval contains:
- a CDS encoding IS982 family transposase, producing MELQSTLEAYALQLKNVPCTLIAVAGVVRQVMKLLYETHFRDAEDHRPGRNPDCPDSDILAIGWLLESIGAARESSGYRRLKSQLRTVFPCLPERSRFNRGRRNLWGASEVIRRTLTQVLPKSDVFIVDSFPMPICDVKRATASKSDLKWADGSGTLATYGHAATKSLGTFFGFRGHLITTRDGVPVDFAIASAHIDDREVLRVMAENRGYPIVLGDKGYVSKALQQELLETENTCLLATLRRNQKQQYPEDFSKCHVKMRRRIETTMSQLTEQFGVSRVRARTHWDFKPAWVSIRSVPV from the coding sequence ATGGAGTTACAGTCTACTTTAGAAGCCTATGCGTTGCAACTGAAAAATGTGCCCTGCACGCTCATAGCCGTCGCAGGCGTGGTGCGGCAGGTCATGAAACTCCTTTATGAGACGCATTTTCGAGATGCCGAGGATCATAGACCCGGTCGCAACCCCGACTGCCCCGACAGCGACATCCTCGCCATCGGGTGGCTCTTGGAATCCATCGGAGCAGCGCGTGAAAGTTCGGGGTATCGACGTTTGAAATCTCAACTCCGCACGGTTTTCCCGTGTTTACCTGAACGCTCGCGTTTCAATAGGGGGAGACGCAATCTCTGGGGTGCCTCTGAAGTCATCCGTCGGACTTTGACGCAGGTCTTACCCAAGTCGGATGTCTTTATCGTGGATTCTTTTCCGATGCCCATCTGCGATGTGAAACGTGCCACAGCGTCAAAGTCCGACCTGAAGTGGGCAGACGGTTCGGGAACACTTGCCACTTATGGACATGCTGCCACGAAAAGTCTCGGAACGTTCTTTGGATTTCGGGGACATCTGATAACCACCCGGGACGGCGTGCCTGTTGACTTCGCCATCGCTTCTGCACATATAGACGACCGAGAAGTCCTGCGCGTGATGGCTGAAAACCGTGGGTACCCCATCGTTCTCGGGGATAAAGGTTATGTCTCTAAGGCACTTCAGCAAGAGTTGCTTGAAACTGAAAATACCTGTTTGCTGGCGACGCTGCGCCGGAATCAGAAGCAGCAGTATCCAGAAGACTTTAGCAAATGCCACGTCAAAATGCGGAGACGCATTGAGACGACGATGAGTCAACTCACAGAGCAGTTCGGGGTTTCTCGCGTGCGTGCGCGAACGCATTGGGACTTCAAACCCGCATGGGTTTCCATAAGATCGGTGCCTGTCTGA
- a CDS encoding cadherin domain-containing protein: MNNNPPVFTDGDTTTRSVAENTAAGQNIGAAVGATDADNHTLTYSLGGTDAASFDIVSTSGQLQTKAALDYETKTSYTVTVTAYDGNNGGDRITVTIDVTDVVENVQAAPSVEASALVPAKTALLTNFPNPFNPETWIPYHLAKPAEVTLTIYDIRGVVVRELQLGHQAAGFYQSRSQAIYWDGRNGMGEKVASGLYFYTLKAGDFIATRRLLIRK, translated from the coding sequence ATTAATAACAACCCGCCTGTCTTCACGGACGGTGATACCACAACGCGTTCTGTCGCAGAGAACACGGCAGCAGGTCAAAACATTGGGGCTGCGGTCGGCGCGACGGATGCGGATAACCACACACTCACCTATAGTTTGGGTGGCACGGATGCGGCTTCGTTTGATATTGTCAGCACATCGGGGCAACTCCAAACAAAAGCAGCACTTGACTATGAAACCAAAACATCCTATACAGTAACGGTGACCGCCTATGATGGCAATAATGGCGGAGACAGAATTACCGTTACGATTGATGTTACGGATGTTGTTGAGAATGTCCAGGCTGCGCCATCGGTTGAAGCGTCTGCTTTAGTGCCTGCGAAGACCGCCCTACTCACTAACTTCCCGAACCCGTTCAACCCGGAGACGTGGATACCGTATCATCTCGCCAAACCGGCAGAAGTTACGCTAACGATCTACGACATACGGGGCGTTGTGGTGCGGGAACTGCAGTTAGGGCATCAAGCTGCGGGTTTCTATCAGAGCCGTTCTCAGGCGATCTATTGGGATGGCAGAAACGGTATGGGTGAGAAGGTTGCGAGTGGCCTCTATTTCTACACACTCAAAGCCGGCGATTTCATCGCAACACGCAGGCTGTTGATACGGAAATAG